In the genome of Coraliomargarita algicola, one region contains:
- a CDS encoding response regulator transcription factor, whose product MRILVIEDDPGLRRSLSATLKEEGFAVDQAADGEEGLFKASEGLYDALVLDVMMPKLDGWQVLEQLRPQHTVPVLMLTARDSVPDRIKGLNTGADDYLTKPFDSDELVARIRALIRRTSGKTQSQIEINGLLLDTARRSLSKDGQEIELTAREYSLFEYLALHRGEVVSRSLLYERLFDENDNSLSNLLDVHVSNLRKKLGASIITTRRGHGYCIE is encoded by the coding sequence ATGCGTATATTAGTCATAGAAGATGACCCCGGCCTACGCCGCAGCCTCAGTGCCACGCTCAAAGAGGAAGGCTTCGCCGTCGACCAAGCTGCCGACGGCGAGGAAGGCCTGTTTAAAGCCAGTGAGGGACTTTATGATGCACTGGTGCTCGACGTCATGATGCCCAAGCTCGACGGCTGGCAAGTGCTGGAGCAACTGCGCCCTCAGCATACAGTGCCAGTGCTCATGCTGACCGCTCGCGACAGCGTGCCGGATCGCATCAAGGGCCTGAATACAGGGGCCGATGACTACCTGACCAAGCCCTTCGACAGCGATGAACTCGTGGCGCGAATTCGCGCCCTGATTCGCCGTACCTCTGGCAAAACCCAATCACAAATCGAGATCAATGGATTACTGCTCGACACTGCCCGCCGCAGCCTGAGCAAGGACGGTCAAGAGATCGAACTCACCGCCCGCGAGTATTCACTATTTGAATACCTCGCCCTTCATCGCGGCGAAGTCGTCAGCCGCAGCTTACTCTACGAGCGTCTCTTTGACGAAAACGACAACAGCCTCTCCAACTTACTCGATGTCCACGTTTCCAACCTACGCAAGAAACTCGGCGCCAGTATCATCACCACCCGCCGCGGACACGGCTACTGTATCGAATGA